The Enteractinococcus fodinae genome has a segment encoding these proteins:
- the rplM gene encoding 50S ribosomal protein L13, protein MRTFTPTPDDVDRQWHVIDATDVVLGRLASQVATLLRGKHKPTFAPHMDMGDFVIITNADKVALTGAKLEQKKAYRHSGYPGGLTSTTYAELLEKNPVRAVEKAVKGMLPKNRIADQMFKKLKVYEGSDHPHAAQQPKEFIIDQVAQ, encoded by the coding sequence GTGCGTACGTTTACACCAACGCCAGACGACGTAGATCGTCAATGGCACGTCATTGACGCCACCGATGTGGTGCTAGGGCGTCTTGCCAGCCAGGTGGCAACGCTGCTGCGCGGCAAGCACAAGCCCACTTTTGCCCCACACATGGACATGGGCGATTTCGTGATCATCACTAACGCCGACAAAGTTGCTTTGACCGGCGCGAAGCTTGAGCAGAAAAAAGCATACCGTCACTCTGGTTACCCGGGTGGCTTGACCTCGACGACTTACGCCGAACTGCTGGAGAAAAACCCAGTTCGCGCCGTAGAAAAAGCTGTCAAGGGTATGCTGCCGAAGAACCGCATCGCTGACCAGATGTTCAAGAAACTGAAGGTTTACGAAGGTTCTGATCACCCGCACGCTGCCCAGCAGCCAAAAGAATTTATCATCGACCAGGTCGCCCAGTAA
- the rpsI gene encoding 30S ribosomal protein S9 → MTENVNEITEDQELTSYTSESDTTVTTEEVAERPALTQSGQAVGRRKRAIARVRLIPGTGTWKINGRELDAYFPNKLHQQEVNDPFRVLELEGAYDVIALVHGGGPSGQAGAVRLGIARALNEIDRENNRGPLKKAGFLTRDARAVERKKAGLKKARKAPQYSKR, encoded by the coding sequence ATGACTGAAAACGTCAATGAGATCACTGAGGACCAGGAGCTGACCAGCTACACCTCGGAATCTGATACCACCGTTACAACTGAAGAAGTTGCTGAACGCCCAGCGCTGACCCAATCCGGTCAGGCCGTTGGCCGTCGCAAACGCGCCATCGCTCGTGTCCGTCTCATTCCAGGTACCGGTACCTGGAAGATCAACGGTCGCGAACTCGACGCGTACTTCCCGAACAAACTGCACCAGCAGGAAGTCAATGACCCATTCCGTGTACTTGAACTCGAAGGCGCCTACGACGTCATCGCGCTCGTGCACGGTGGCGGCCCTTCCGGTCAAGCCGGTGCGGTCCGTCTGGGCATTGCTCGTGCACTGAACGAAATCGATCGCGAGAACAACCGCGGCCCGCTGAAGAAAGCTGGCTTCCTGACTCGTGACGCTCGTGCAGTTGAGCGCAAGAAGGCCGGTCTCAAGAAGGCCCGTAAAGCGCCACAATACTCGAAGCGTTAA